Proteins from a single region of Cydia splendana chromosome 9, ilCydSple1.2, whole genome shotgun sequence:
- the LOC134793348 gene encoding proton-coupled folate transporter-like, which yields MDKKIKEIEEHNNEIGNKNEANETSPLKIDLEDKSKNESKAKEKLTFRERLKLIKDNTTVEPVMACYVMPSVLASLATQNLNLEKACRVNLNFSDEICDALYLRQTENYTYYEEEVQKLTASVQAWKNVIQTALPVLLILFVGAWSDKTGKRKPCILLPIVGEFLTCIGFMVNTYYFYELPVEAAALTEAIFPAITGGWFTNFIGVFSYIGDITSVENRTYRVGIVNLCMSLGYPIASALSGVLLTWVGYYGVFSISAALYLFSLIYGYYYLEDVKRDNQEKKKPKSCKEHVTEFFDVRLVSETFRVVFKQGAGNRRLRVCLLLIVVCVIFGPMHGEYTIMYLFTRYRFNWDEMQFSIWSTYSIVTNLIGTIFSISLFSKYMKLDDTILGIISNVSKIVAAFAYAFARNDMEIYLAPLLEILNGTSFIAMRSIATKLVSGEEFGKMNSLFGLAEATMPLVYGPLYSRVYMATLNVLPGAVFLLGAVLTLPSIAIFGWLYFEHKKDQMQKSTDVENVD from the exons atggataaaaaaataaaagaaatagagGAACATAATAACGAAATTGGCAATAAAAATGAAGCTAACGAAACATCaccacttaaaattgatttagaagataaaagtaaaaatgaatCAAAAGCAAAGGAAAAACTGACGTTTCGAGAAaggttaaaattaataaaagatAACACAACAGTTGAACCAGTGATGGCCTGCTATGTAATGCCAAGTGTATTAGCTTCATTAGCAACACAGAATTTAAATTTAGAGAAAGCATGTCGTGTAAATTTGAATTTCAGTGATGAAATTTGTGACGCCCTGTATTTAAGACAAACAGAAAATTACACATACTACGAAGAAGAAGTCCAGAAATTAACAGCAAGCGTGCAAGCTTGGAAGAACGTGATACAGACAGCTTTGCCAGTATTACTAATTTTATTTGTTGGTGCTTGGAGCGATAAAACTGGTAAAAGGAAGCCATGTATACTCTTGCCTATAGTAGGCGAGTTTCTAACTTGTATAGGATTCATGGTAAATACATACTACTTTTATGAATTACCTGTGGAAGCGGCGGCATTGACGGAGGCAATTTTTCCTGCTATCACTGGAGGATGGTTTACTAATTTCATAGGTGTCTTCAGCTACATAGGTGATATAACTTCGGTAGAAAACAGAACATACAGAGTAGGAATTGTGAATCTTTGTATGTCACTGGGCTATCCTATCGCTAGTGCGCTAAGCGGCGTATTGTTAACTTGGGTAGGCTACTATGGGGTGTTTTCAATATCAGCCGCGCTCTATTTGTTTAGCCTTATTTATGGATACTACTATTTGGAAGATGTGAAAAGGGATAATCAAGAGAAAAAG AAACCGAAAAGTTGTAAGGAACATGTGACCGAATTCTTCGACGTGAGACTTGTGTCCGAAACGTTTAGAGTTGTCTTTAAACAAGGAGCTGGCAACAGACGGCTTCGAGTCTGTCTACTGCTTATCGTTGTCTGCGTCATATTTGGTCCAATGCACG GTGAATATACCATAATGTACCTTTTTACGAGGTACAGATTCAATTGGGATGAAATGCAATTCAGTATTTGGTCCACATACAGTATTGTAACTAATTTGATAG GTACAATATTCTCAATCAGCCTGTTCAGCAAATACATGAAGCTGGATGACACGATCCTGGGCATCATTTCTAATGTCAGCAAAATTGTAGCTGCCTTTGCTTATGCGTTTGCTAGGAACGACATGGAAATATATTTAG CACCGCTGCTAGAGATCCTGAACGGAACTTCGTTTATTGCCATGCGCTCGATCGCCACGAAACTCGTGAGCGGGGAGGAATTCG GCAAAATGAACTCCCTCTTCGGGCTAGCAGAAGCCACAATGCCGCTAGTGTATGGACCGCTCTACTCCCGCGTCTACATGGCCACGCTAAACGTTCTACCAGGCGCTGTGTTCCTGCTCGGCGCTGTCCTCACACTACCTTCCATCGCCATATTTGG GTGGCTCTACTTCGAACACAAGAAAGACCAGATGCAAAAATCGACCGACGTAGAAAATGTTGATTAA